A single window of Methanomassiliicoccales archaeon DNA harbors:
- a CDS encoding CoB--CoM heterodisulfide reductase iron-sulfur subunit A family protein: protein MSEEVAVIGGGISGVQAALDLAKAGVLVHLIERGPSLGGHMAQLDKTFPTNDCSACILSPKLVEAHRHPLIRVWTLTEAVDLQGSPPDLTLRVRVKPRFVREDRCVGCGECANKCPSSVKSEFELGLCRRKAIYIPFAQAVPLKYTIDPEHCLKINENKCGNCQKTCPADAVDFGMEEREEKLEVGAVIVSTGFDQFDPEKISPYHYGENPNVMTALEFERILSPSGPTGGHLVTNDGSTPRRLVFVQCVGSRDRNYCEHCSRFCCMASLKQAMIALEHEPSIEEVTVCYMDLRSYGKDFDRYRDHVMGKGIRLIRGRPSEVNLDPLGVRIEDVEGASIKDIEADMVVLAMAAIPSRGIGELADALNIELDDGGFIKTMASSDGPLATSRRGVFAAGCCTGPKDIPDSVCEASAAASLSLTLLPNRKPKTLKKPKVRDVSGEIPRTGVFVCRCGTNIASTIDVPAVVEAALKLEGVAYAEENLFTCSEAALDEMATRIRDEGINRVVIAACTPRTHEPIFKDTLEKAGINPYLLEMANIRDQCSWVHQGQPIEATRKAIDLVKSAVAKANQLEPLQTQTAEIIREAVVVGGGPAGLSAARDMSKQGFRVHLIESQNELGGRMDEIHTSSEFGIDRISATSLLEGLDVDISRNIKIESISGSVGDFNIVLNDGREIKAGAIILAPGADLPDCSDKEDRTITSLELDRMLREGTPLPKSVAFVQCVGVRNERFGCSRFCCKKMLEQAKTLVSMGMTVSVLHKDIMAFQKEGEALYRDVSEKGVRFYRIDGEPDISSENISFQSVTDGNITIPVEMVIESIGMIPSESNRDLSLQLKVPLSREGFFLEKHQKLAPVEFAVDGIFMAGCAQYPKDLFESMVQGSAAAAKAAGLLSMKVITTPGQICVVDEERCRGCGECESLCSYGAARLREISGKQVSHIEEKMCKGCGLCAVSCPSNAIEARGFTIEQIDAQIDALLGAER from the coding sequence ATGTCTGAAGAGGTGGCGGTCATCGGTGGTGGCATTTCGGGTGTCCAAGCTGCACTGGACTTGGCCAAAGCTGGAGTCTTGGTCCACCTCATCGAAAGGGGGCCAAGCCTCGGGGGGCATATGGCTCAGCTGGACAAGACATTTCCAACCAACGACTGCTCCGCATGCATACTATCCCCCAAGCTTGTCGAGGCACATCGTCACCCCTTGATCAGGGTTTGGACCCTGACAGAGGCAGTTGACCTGCAAGGCAGCCCCCCAGATCTCACTCTCAGGGTTAGGGTCAAACCTCGTTTTGTCAGAGAGGACAGGTGTGTTGGATGTGGAGAATGTGCGAACAAGTGTCCCTCATCTGTGAAGAGCGAGTTCGAGCTTGGTCTATGCAGAAGAAAGGCCATATACATACCCTTCGCGCAGGCCGTTCCATTGAAGTATACCATCGATCCTGAGCACTGCCTCAAGATCAATGAAAACAAGTGTGGAAACTGCCAGAAGACATGTCCAGCTGACGCAGTAGACTTCGGCATGGAGGAGAGGGAAGAGAAGTTAGAAGTTGGTGCGGTCATCGTATCCACAGGCTTCGATCAGTTCGACCCAGAGAAAATATCTCCATATCACTACGGCGAGAATCCGAATGTGATGACAGCACTGGAGTTCGAGAGGATCCTCAGCCCCTCGGGCCCCACAGGCGGTCACCTCGTGACGAATGATGGGTCCACTCCTAGGAGGCTCGTCTTCGTCCAGTGCGTGGGTTCCAGGGATAGGAACTACTGCGAACACTGCTCGAGGTTCTGTTGTATGGCTTCCCTCAAGCAGGCGATGATTGCCCTTGAACACGAGCCATCGATCGAGGAGGTGACCGTGTGCTATATGGACCTGAGGAGCTATGGCAAGGACTTCGACAGGTACCGGGACCATGTCATGGGAAAGGGCATAAGGTTGATCAGGGGTAGGCCATCTGAGGTTAATTTAGATCCCCTGGGAGTAAGGATAGAGGACGTGGAGGGAGCTTCGATCAAGGATATCGAAGCAGATATGGTTGTTTTGGCCATGGCAGCAATACCTTCGAGGGGAATTGGTGAACTGGCGGATGCCCTTAATATCGAACTGGACGATGGCGGCTTTATTAAGACCATGGCATCTAGCGACGGACCCCTGGCCACCTCTAGAAGGGGCGTGTTTGCTGCAGGATGCTGCACCGGTCCAAAAGACATACCGGATAGCGTCTGTGAAGCCTCAGCGGCGGCTTCCTTGTCGCTCACTCTTTTACCTAATAGAAAACCAAAGACCTTGAAGAAGCCCAAAGTCCGTGATGTGTCTGGCGAGATCCCAAGGACAGGTGTGTTTGTATGCAGATGCGGGACGAATATCGCCTCGACAATTGATGTTCCGGCGGTTGTGGAGGCCGCTTTAAAACTAGAGGGTGTGGCCTATGCTGAGGAGAACCTCTTCACATGCTCCGAGGCAGCTCTGGATGAGATGGCCACCAGGATACGAGACGAAGGTATCAACAGAGTCGTGATAGCTGCCTGCACACCTCGTACCCACGAGCCGATCTTCAAGGACACCTTGGAGAAAGCAGGCATTAACCCTTATCTGCTCGAGATGGCCAACATCAGAGATCAGTGCTCATGGGTTCACCAGGGGCAACCAATTGAGGCGACAAGGAAGGCCATAGACCTTGTCAAGAGCGCAGTGGCCAAGGCAAACCAGCTTGAGCCATTGCAGACCCAGACCGCAGAAATCATCAGGGAGGCAGTTGTTGTGGGAGGTGGACCGGCAGGTCTCTCCGCCGCGAGGGATATGTCCAAGCAGGGTTTCCGAGTGCACTTGATCGAATCGCAAAACGAGCTTGGAGGAAGGATGGATGAGATCCACACGTCGAGTGAATTCGGGATCGATCGTATATCAGCTACATCCCTCCTTGAAGGTCTTGACGTTGATATTTCAAGAAACATCAAGATCGAATCAATCTCTGGATCCGTAGGGGACTTCAATATCGTCCTTAATGATGGTCGAGAGATCAAAGCAGGTGCAATAATCTTGGCCCCCGGGGCGGATCTGCCTGACTGCAGCGATAAAGAGGACAGAACGATAACCAGTCTCGAACTGGATAGGATGCTTAGAGAAGGAACACCTCTGCCCAAGAGCGTTGCTTTCGTGCAGTGCGTTGGAGTGCGTAATGAGAGATTTGGCTGTTCCCGATTCTGCTGCAAGAAGATGTTGGAACAGGCCAAGACGCTCGTCTCTATGGGAATGACGGTGAGCGTGCTACATAAGGATATCATGGCATTTCAGAAGGAAGGCGAGGCACTCTACAGGGATGTCTCAGAAAAGGGTGTGAGATTCTACAGGATAGACGGTGAGCCTGACATCTCATCAGAAAATATATCTTTCCAATCTGTCACCGATGGCAACATCACCATTCCAGTGGAGATGGTAATAGAATCTATTGGGATGATTCCCTCTGAATCCAACAGGGATCTCAGCCTCCAGCTCAAAGTCCCGTTGAGCAGGGAAGGGTTCTTCCTGGAGAAGCATCAAAAGCTAGCACCTGTGGAGTTCGCGGTTGACGGGATATTTATGGCTGGATGCGCCCAATATCCTAAGGATCTTTTTGAGAGCATGGTTCAGGGATCGGCTGCAGCGGCCAAAGCAGCAGGTCTTCTTTCAATGAAAGTTATAACGACCCCGGGCCAGATTTGCGTCGTCGATGAGGAGAGGTGTAGAGGTTGCGGCGAGTGTGAATCACTTTGCAGCTACGGAGCTGCCCGATTGAGAGAGATCTCTGGAAAACAGGTATCCCATATAGAGGAGAAAATGTGCAAGGGATGTGGTCTCTGTGCGGTTTCATGCCCAAGCAACGCCATCGAAGCCCGAGGGTTCACGATCGAGCAGATCGACGCCCAAATCGATGCACTTCTGGGGGCTGAGCGATGA
- a CDS encoding hydrogenase iron-sulfur subunit, with product MNFVPRVVAFCCNWCAYAGADLAGVSRCQYTPETRIIRVMCSSRVDPAMVLRCFELGADGVMVLGCHIGDCHYLKGNEEAEKRMERTREIMELLGIDERRLLLRWISASEGERFAQTADMFVSTLKELGPLKEEQNED from the coding sequence ATGAACTTCGTCCCAAGAGTGGTGGCATTCTGCTGCAATTGGTGTGCCTATGCTGGAGCTGACCTGGCAGGGGTTTCAAGGTGCCAATACACCCCGGAGACAAGGATTATCCGGGTGATGTGTTCAAGTCGGGTGGATCCTGCCATGGTTCTTAGATGCTTCGAACTGGGGGCAGATGGGGTAATGGTACTTGGGTGCCACATCGGTGACTGTCATTACTTAAAGGGGAACGAGGAGGCCGAGAAGAGAATGGAGAGGACCCGGGAGATTATGGAGCTTCTTGGTATCGATGAACGGCGCTTGCTGCTTCGTTGGATCTCAGCTTCCGAGGGTGAAAGATTCGCCCAGACTGCCGATATGTTCGTTTCCACTCTGAAGGAATTGGGACCACTGAAGGAGGAACAGAATGAGGATTGA
- a CDS encoding (Fe-S)-binding protein — translation MRIDDRARQLGVSGCVTCGRCTWSCPISRRPGDFSPRTLVERFLREGQVPEDKGIWSCTNCAMCSEVCDSGVRFHEFIRDLRTEIVNDVPPEMTHGGIIPYVRRLTSMPHISPRKNTWITDSMELDPESGTMLFVGCIPYFDVMFRDFRADLLEIPRAAVSLLNAMEVRPALMEEERCCGHDAYWIGDMITFESLARLNIEAIEERGIERVVFTCPEGYWTFKELYPRLNGPLGFEVKSLTELLANAIEDGSVVLERSEKKITFQDPCRLGRYSSIIDEPRSIIDALGRRMEMGRTGRLSACCGHSNWVNCDTYTRDWQLERLGEAESTGAEVLATACPKCLIHLTCAQRNLSEKGIKIEDIHVMAASALKL, via the coding sequence ATGAGGATTGATGACAGAGCTAGGCAGCTGGGCGTTTCCGGATGCGTCACCTGTGGCCGTTGCACATGGTCATGCCCGATCTCGAGAAGACCGGGAGATTTCTCACCTCGAACCCTGGTGGAAAGATTTCTCCGAGAGGGACAGGTGCCTGAGGACAAGGGCATCTGGAGCTGTACCAACTGCGCCATGTGCAGTGAGGTCTGCGATTCGGGCGTGCGATTTCATGAGTTTATCAGGGATCTGAGGACTGAGATTGTCAATGATGTTCCTCCTGAGATGACGCATGGAGGCATCATTCCCTATGTCAGGAGGCTGACCTCCATGCCTCATATCTCACCAAGGAAGAATACATGGATAACTGATTCCATGGAACTGGATCCTGAATCTGGAACGATGTTATTCGTTGGTTGTATTCCCTACTTCGATGTAATGTTCAGAGATTTCCGTGCGGATCTCCTCGAAATACCACGAGCCGCAGTATCACTCCTGAATGCCATGGAGGTGAGACCAGCCTTGATGGAGGAGGAGAGATGCTGTGGACATGATGCCTATTGGATAGGTGATATGATAACATTCGAAAGCCTTGCTAGACTCAACATAGAGGCGATCGAGGAAAGGGGAATTGAAAGGGTTGTATTCACCTGTCCAGAAGGATATTGGACCTTCAAGGAGCTGTACCCACGTCTAAATGGCCCCCTGGGATTTGAAGTCAAGAGCCTCACGGAACTTCTAGCAAATGCCATCGAAGATGGATCGGTCGTCCTTGAGAGAAGTGAGAAGAAGATAACATTCCAGGACCCTTGCCGCCTAGGCAGGTACTCCAGCATAATTGACGAGCCTAGGTCGATAATCGATGCCCTGGGAAGGAGAATGGAAATGGGTCGGACAGGACGACTGTCCGCCTGCTGTGGCCACTCAAACTGGGTGAATTGTGACACATATACCAGGGATTGGCAGCTGGAAAGGTTGGGGGAGGCAGAGTCTACGGGCGCTGAGGTTCTGGCCACCGCCTGCCCGAAATGCCTGATACATCTGACCTGCGCCCAGCGCAACTTGTCCGAAAAAGGAATCAAGATCGAGGACATCCATGTGATGGCCGCGTCTGCTCTAAAACTCTGA
- a CDS encoding elongation factor Tu, whose product MANLNVTVVGPPGYGRDIGKKGTDSDITFYNLKRGEDTVTLMEPIRYPERLAPLFYSASMAHFAIIVVEKIDHIFGEAVLMLDSCGVGKGIIVLRNFIVPEQVAPLIVGTVAENYAFVEDDPIEIRGRLIQEVSSFLPSKPEESEEGSVPVDHHFNVKGVGTVVLGSVSQGTIRKHDKLRVLPGEDIAIVRSIQKHDDNFDWAVKGERVGMALKGLDADTLDRGYVLSSDGSLRVDQHLEVNAELIRFWPDPIKEGMVLHIGHWMQFVPCKVASVHIDDNWRRPRLSLTLEKPLIHPQQSRIVLTYLDGGKLRVVGTAKPL is encoded by the coding sequence ATGGCTAACCTCAATGTAACGGTGGTCGGACCACCAGGTTACGGAAGGGACATAGGGAAGAAGGGTACCGACAGCGACATCACATTCTACAATCTTAAGAGGGGGGAAGATACAGTCACGCTGATGGAGCCAATACGGTATCCAGAGAGGTTAGCTCCGTTGTTCTATTCGGCTTCCATGGCCCACTTCGCCATCATTGTCGTGGAGAAGATCGACCACATCTTTGGCGAAGCTGTTCTAATGCTCGATAGCTGTGGAGTAGGGAAGGGGATCATCGTCCTCCGAAACTTCATCGTTCCGGAACAGGTTGCTCCCTTGATCGTCGGGACTGTCGCTGAGAACTATGCTTTCGTCGAGGACGATCCAATAGAGATAAGGGGAAGGTTGATCCAGGAGGTATCTTCCTTCCTTCCCTCGAAGCCAGAGGAATCTGAAGAAGGAAGTGTTCCGGTTGACCATCACTTCAATGTGAAAGGTGTGGGCACGGTCGTCCTTGGCTCTGTTTCCCAGGGAACGATAAGGAAGCACGATAAATTGAGGGTGTTGCCCGGTGAGGATATAGCAATCGTACGCTCCATTCAGAAACACGATGATAACTTTGATTGGGCTGTCAAGGGAGAAAGGGTCGGGATGGCCTTGAAGGGATTGGACGCAGATACGCTGGACAGGGGTTATGTCCTGTCTAGTGATGGATCTCTGAGGGTCGACCAACACCTGGAAGTCAATGCTGAGCTCATACGTTTCTGGCCAGATCCAATCAAGGAGGGGATGGTTCTCCACATAGGTCACTGGATGCAGTTCGTTCCATGCAAAGTTGCATCAGTCCACATCGATGACAACTGGAGACGGCCAAGGCTATCGCTGACTCTGGAAAAACCGCTTATTCACCCCCAACAATCAAGGATTGTGCTTACCTATCTGGACGGGGGTAAGCTCAGAGTCGTTGGTACCGCCAAGCCACTTTAA
- a CDS encoding 4Fe-4S dicluster domain-containing protein has product MKISSIDTALKELLDSIDSTGELEKCHQCGQCSSICPSYRNGGIRPREIMELVVIGAIDPASDESIWQCTMCNSCTERCQLGVDPASIINVLRNLAAARGNVPEHFVQEARLFKNTGRSFPITVLTKKMREEMGLESLEITGSAKDDLAKLIAATSLGGLDLE; this is encoded by the coding sequence GTGAAGATATCTTCTATTGACACAGCGCTCAAGGAACTGCTTGACTCCATTGACTCGACTGGGGAGCTGGAAAAATGCCATCAGTGCGGCCAGTGCTCCTCCATTTGCCCCAGCTATAGGAATGGCGGGATTAGACCCCGTGAGATTATGGAACTTGTCGTTATTGGTGCCATTGACCCCGCCAGTGATGAATCGATCTGGCAATGCACAATGTGTAACAGCTGCACCGAGAGGTGTCAGCTTGGCGTTGATCCTGCCAGCATCATCAATGTGCTGAGAAACCTTGCCGCTGCTAGAGGTAATGTTCCGGAACACTTCGTGCAAGAGGCTAGATTGTTCAAGAACACTGGGCGCTCGTTTCCCATTACAGTCCTCACAAAGAAGATGAGGGAAGAGATGGGACTCGAGAGTCTGGAGATCACAGGTTCGGCCAAGGATGACCTTGCTAAGCTCATTGCTGCAACTAGTTTGGGGGGCCTGGACCTTGAATAA
- the nadC gene encoding carboxylating nicotinate-nucleotide diphosphorylase, which produces MSRIADYLEEDVGFGDITSDLLVRDEVGSARIQSNEDCILAGLEEAIEIFNLLGVSTFPMARDGDEISKGEHILVLDGPLKKILLGERLALNFLMRMSGIATATNKIDKVCKKVNKDVRIAATRKTTPGFRFFEKKAVIMGGGDPHRFRLDDAIMIKDNHLKVVGSITQAVAMAKKASFSKKIEVEVEAVEQALEAAKAGADIVMLDNMPAEKVELAYLAVKKLNENVLVEVSGGITQETAPEFAKNADIISMGWITHSARAAHFSLDITMVKSLEEP; this is translated from the coding sequence ATGAGCAGGATAGCGGACTATCTCGAAGAGGATGTTGGTTTCGGTGACATCACCAGCGATTTGCTTGTCCGAGACGAGGTGGGTAGTGCCCGCATCCAATCGAACGAGGATTGCATCCTGGCTGGGCTTGAAGAGGCGATCGAGATCTTCAACCTCTTGGGTGTATCCACTTTTCCGATGGCTAGGGATGGCGACGAGATATCCAAGGGGGAGCATATCCTGGTTTTAGATGGCCCTTTGAAGAAGATCCTGCTCGGTGAGCGTCTCGCCCTGAATTTCTTGATGCGGATGAGCGGTATAGCGACCGCCACGAATAAGATTGATAAGGTCTGCAAGAAGGTGAATAAGGACGTCAGAATCGCCGCCACTCGAAAGACCACTCCAGGTTTCCGTTTCTTTGAGAAGAAAGCGGTCATAATGGGTGGAGGGGACCCGCACCGGTTCCGTCTGGACGATGCCATCATGATCAAGGATAATCATTTGAAGGTCGTGGGATCAATAACACAGGCGGTTGCCATGGCGAAGAAGGCTTCATTCTCCAAGAAGATCGAGGTGGAGGTAGAAGCAGTCGAACAAGCGTTGGAGGCCGCGAAGGCTGGTGCCGACATTGTGATGCTGGACAACATGCCTGCAGAGAAGGTCGAGCTGGCCTATCTTGCGGTCAAGAAGCTCAATGAGAATGTTCTAGTGGAGGTTTCCGGAGGCATAACACAGGAAACCGCACCTGAGTTTGCAAAGAATGCAGATATTATTTCCATGGGTTGGATAACCCACTCGGCAAGGGCCGCCCACTTCAGCCTGGACATAACTATGGTGAAGTCCTTGGAGGAACCCTAG
- a CDS encoding alcohol dehydrogenase catalytic domain-containing protein, with amino-acid sequence MKAAILRAPGDIVVEDIKEPELPKEGLIIRVEACSICGTDTKMWTNGHRDLTYPRVLGHEFVGIVESISSDDSVFEIGDSVQVWPGIACGKCEPCQRGRDNQCVRQRIIGYNVDGGFAELVALPKENVKSGGVNLIPKGLSKIEATLAEPLACCINGQDACGLGPGDEVLIIGAGPIGLLHAMLARMRGAETVILAERERNRAVLAFNAKPDHVITGDLSKEVSAITDGKGVDVLLVATPGVVVNMDLIGLLNSGGRLNVFSGLPKSISTVPIDLNHIHYREITITGSYGCRSNGCKRALEILGENDFNCDWIFTKRVPLTQIEDGLRHSLERVGLKAVVTEY; translated from the coding sequence ATGAAGGCGGCAATCCTCAGGGCACCCGGAGACATCGTTGTTGAGGACATAAAAGAGCCTGAACTTCCCAAGGAAGGGTTGATAATAAGAGTTGAAGCTTGCTCAATATGCGGAACTGATACCAAAATGTGGACGAATGGACATAGAGACCTCACGTACCCACGGGTGCTTGGTCACGAGTTCGTCGGGATAGTGGAGAGTATCTCTTCCGATGATTCCGTATTCGAGATCGGTGATAGTGTTCAGGTCTGGCCGGGAATTGCCTGTGGAAAATGTGAACCATGTCAAAGAGGACGTGACAACCAGTGCGTGCGTCAGCGAATTATCGGATATAATGTGGATGGCGGTTTCGCAGAGCTCGTTGCCCTACCAAAAGAGAATGTTAAAAGCGGGGGCGTCAATCTTATTCCAAAGGGTCTGAGCAAAATCGAGGCTACCTTGGCTGAACCCTTGGCCTGCTGCATCAATGGGCAGGATGCCTGCGGATTGGGTCCTGGAGATGAAGTCCTGATCATCGGGGCTGGTCCAATAGGATTGCTCCATGCAATGCTGGCACGAATGCGAGGTGCGGAAACCGTAATACTTGCAGAACGGGAGAGAAACCGGGCAGTTTTGGCATTCAATGCCAAACCCGATCACGTAATTACGGGTGATCTCTCGAAGGAGGTGTCAGCCATCACCGATGGAAAGGGGGTCGACGTCCTCCTCGTCGCGACTCCTGGTGTTGTGGTCAACATGGACCTCATTGGCCTATTGAATTCTGGCGGAAGACTCAACGTATTCTCTGGTTTGCCCAAGTCAATTTCTACCGTTCCCATCGACCTTAACCATATCCACTACCGTGAGATCACAATCACCGGATCCTATGGCTGTCGGAGCAATGGGTGCAAACGGGCTCTAGAAATACTGGGTGAAAATGATTTCAATTGCGACTGGATATTCACCAAACGTGTGCCTCTAACCCAAATTGAGGATGGGTTGAGACATTCACTCGAACGTGTCGGACTCAAAGCCGTGGTGACTGAATATTGA
- the trpD gene encoding anthranilate phosphoribosyltransferase: protein MLEQKLKQFGLKVDALLKGKDLTREETTEMFREVLLDEQPDLQQGAFLAAITAKMMTPEELAGAWEAIYEYDTVKVKPEVNGPLVDNCGTGMDTLKTFNISTAASLIAAADGVYLAKHGARAITSRCGVVDILEELGVDVDCDMEIVKKSIESAGIGIFNGNSPKVHPTALFRILSKIRFGTILNMAGSLANPAAPSYGVRGVYSPELIIPVIETMKEIGYERAIVFHGLNHNGALGMDEVSILGQTKVAELLPDGEIESYNLFPEDFDIVDAREEELLCSFERSEEAFHFIRILGGHSKGSRRDIVCLNTAPILYMMGKSKSWEDGFQRANEIIDGGVVIDKLKEWVRTQNAAPEKGEEKLEKLIDRAIE, encoded by the coding sequence ATTTTGGAGCAGAAACTCAAGCAATTCGGACTGAAAGTAGATGCGCTTCTGAAAGGAAAGGATCTCACAAGGGAGGAGACCACTGAGATGTTCAGGGAAGTTCTACTTGATGAACAGCCAGACCTCCAACAGGGTGCGTTCCTGGCGGCCATTACCGCCAAGATGATGACCCCTGAGGAATTGGCTGGTGCGTGGGAGGCCATTTACGAATATGATACAGTTAAGGTCAAACCCGAGGTAAACGGTCCGCTAGTGGACAATTGCGGCACTGGCATGGATACCCTTAAGACCTTCAACATTAGCACAGCTGCCTCGTTGATCGCCGCGGCCGACGGAGTATATCTGGCCAAGCATGGAGCAAGGGCAATAACATCCCGATGTGGAGTGGTGGACATCCTGGAGGAGCTAGGTGTCGATGTTGATTGCGATATGGAGATTGTCAAGAAGAGCATAGAATCGGCTGGAATTGGAATATTCAACGGCAATAGCCCGAAGGTGCATCCTACAGCGCTCTTCCGCATCCTGTCCAAGATCAGATTCGGAACCATATTGAATATGGCAGGATCGCTGGCAAACCCCGCGGCCCCTTCATATGGGGTGAGGGGAGTGTACTCGCCCGAATTGATCATTCCTGTTATCGAGACCATGAAGGAGATTGGTTACGAGAGGGCAATCGTTTTCCATGGATTGAACCACAATGGGGCCCTTGGCATGGACGAGGTGTCCATCCTGGGTCAAACGAAGGTGGCGGAGCTCTTACCCGATGGTGAGATCGAGTCCTACAACCTCTTTCCAGAAGATTTTGATATTGTGGACGCTCGTGAGGAGGAGTTGCTCTGCTCATTCGAGAGGTCGGAAGAAGCCTTTCATTTCATTAGGATACTCGGGGGGCATTCTAAAGGTTCGCGAAGGGACATCGTCTGCCTGAACACCGCTCCCATCCTATATATGATGGGAAAGTCAAAGAGCTGGGAGGATGGTTTCCAAAGGGCCAATGAGATTATAGACGGTGGTGTGGTGATCGATAAGCTCAAAGAATGGGTAAGGACTCAGAACGCGGCTCCGGAAAAGGGAGAAGAGAAGCTGGAAAAATTGATCGACAGGGCAATAGAGTAG
- a CDS encoding MBL fold metallo-hydrolase, translated as MMRFKFLGGADIVGRMGLLIENRGASLIFEYGMNVAKPPTYPIPAPPVDFGFLTHSHLDHSGMIPWLCRKYDTEIVATPCTISITRLLLEDSLKVADLEGFPKPFDPHDIRTTMRNFIPMDFGETIDVAGLEVELHSAGHVPGATMYEMRGDETTLFTGDLNTINTRLVWGAHPVRCDNLIMESTYAGRSQPDRLKTEYLFLEKVKEVVERGGKAVIACFAVGRTQEMMLILKELKYDMWVDGMGKTVNRLYLDHPEYLRNEKDLRRAKRRFKEVRSPSQRGMALKGDVIVTTGGMLDGGPVLGYLQSIKDDPKSALLITGFQAEGSNGRMLLDRGVIYDRGVEIKVKCEVHRFDFSAHCDHDALVDFVRACDPENVVLCHGEDRESLATDLDCSVILPDLDTWYEL; from the coding sequence ATTATGAGATTCAAGTTCCTTGGCGGAGCCGACATAGTGGGCAGGATGGGTCTGCTGATAGAGAACAGGGGTGCCAGCCTGATCTTTGAATATGGTATGAATGTGGCCAAACCGCCCACTTATCCCATCCCTGCCCCCCCCGTCGATTTTGGTTTCCTCACTCATTCGCACCTCGATCACAGTGGGATGATACCGTGGCTGTGCAGGAAGTACGATACCGAGATTGTGGCAACGCCTTGCACAATATCAATCACAAGGCTTCTCCTCGAGGACAGCTTGAAGGTAGCAGATCTTGAGGGGTTTCCCAAGCCCTTTGACCCCCATGATATTCGGACCACCATGAGGAACTTCATTCCCATGGATTTTGGTGAGACCATCGATGTTGCGGGGTTGGAGGTCGAGCTCCACAGCGCTGGACACGTACCAGGTGCCACCATGTACGAGATGCGTGGCGATGAGACCACACTTTTCACCGGTGACCTGAACACCATCAACACCCGTCTAGTCTGGGGAGCGCATCCCGTTCGATGCGATAACCTCATAATGGAATCAACCTACGCAGGTAGGAGCCAGCCGGATCGACTCAAGACCGAATACCTGTTCCTTGAGAAAGTGAAGGAGGTTGTCGAACGTGGCGGCAAGGCTGTGATTGCGTGTTTCGCCGTCGGCAGGACACAGGAGATGATGCTGATCCTCAAGGAGCTGAAATACGATATGTGGGTAGATGGGATGGGTAAGACCGTCAACAGGCTTTATCTGGACCATCCAGAGTATCTTAGGAATGAGAAGGATCTGAGGCGGGCAAAGAGACGATTCAAGGAGGTCCGTTCTCCTTCTCAGAGAGGAATGGCGCTAAAAGGAGATGTCATAGTGACCACTGGCGGCATGTTGGATGGAGGGCCAGTTCTGGGCTATCTCCAATCAATCAAGGATGACCCCAAGAGCGCACTGCTGATCACTGGATTCCAGGCGGAAGGGTCCAACGGCCGAATGCTACTGGACCGCGGGGTAATCTATGACCGAGGAGTAGAAATCAAGGTCAAGTGCGAGGTGCATAGATTCGACTTCTCAGCCCATTGCGACCACGATGCCCTTGTCGACTTCGTTAGGGCTTGTGATCCAGAGAATGTGGTACTCTGTCACGGAGAGGATCGGGAATCCCTGGCAACAGATCTCGATTGCAGTGTAATTCTTCCTGATCTGGATACCTGGTACGAGCTTTAG
- a CDS encoding YjbQ family protein, whose product MSTYRKVLEVRTQGEGDIVDISDGVRDAISESDISDGLACAFVPGSTAAIVTIEFEPGLESDLRDALERLIPKEIEYDHHRRWGDGNGHSHIRASFLSPSLTIPFQHGVADLGTWQQVVLIELDVRSRTRRVIVQVMGE is encoded by the coding sequence ATGAGCACATACAGGAAGGTGCTAGAGGTAAGAACCCAAGGAGAGGGAGACATAGTTGACATCTCCGATGGGGTCAGAGATGCAATTTCCGAATCTGATATCTCTGATGGTCTGGCCTGCGCCTTCGTTCCCGGCTCAACCGCGGCAATTGTGACCATAGAGTTCGAACCCGGTTTGGAATCAGACCTGAGAGATGCACTCGAGCGTTTGATACCAAAGGAGATCGAGTACGATCACCATCGTCGATGGGGTGATGGAAACGGCCACTCGCATATACGAGCATCATTCCTCTCACCATCGTTGACAATACCCTTTCAGCATGGAGTCGCTGACCTTGGGACATGGCAGCAAGTGGTCCTGATAGAGCTGGATGTGAGATCAAGGACAAGACGCGTGATCGTTCAAGTCATGGGGGAATAG